The segment TGAAAGTCTATTACTAGAAGAAAATAAAATTGATAGAGGAGAAACTTTAAAGAACATGGCAATAATTTATATGAGTAATGGTGAGGAAGATAGATCTATAGAAACTTATCAAAAGGCCTTAGAAGAAAATCCAAAACAGCCATCTTGTCTTAAGAATATAGGTTTAATTTATGAAAAAAGGGGGAGGTTTGCTGAACAGAATGGTGATTTAGATCAAAGAGATATGTGGTTCGACAAGGCTGCCCAAGTTTGGTCTAAGGCTGTAAGACTTTATCCTGGTGGATACTTAGATATTGAAAATTGGTTAAAAACTTCTGGAAGGAGTTCAATTGATATTTATCTCTAGATTTGTATAGATTTACTCGTTCAATGCATAATTAATAGCTTCATTTATATTTGAAATTTCTTTAATTTGTATGAATTTTTGAAAACTATCTTTAATTTCACTAGTAATTTTAGGTAGTAAAATATTTTTAATACCAAGCCTAATAGCCTCATCAATTTTGGCTCTAATATTACTTGCCTGCCTTACCTGACCGCTTAAACCTAATTCGCCAATAAATGCACAATTTATCAATGGTGGAATATTTTTTAAGCTTGATAAGATTGATATGGCAACTCCTAAATCTGAAGATGGGTCATTTATTTCAAAGCCACCTCCTGTAGCTATATAGCAGTCATATTCTGATAATTTAATCCCAACATGTTTTTCAATCACTGCTAATATTTGATGTAATCTATTTATGCTCATTCCAGTTGTTGTTCGTCTTGGGTTATTGTAGAAAGTCTTATTTACTAAAGCTTGAATATCAACTGCAAATGGTCTCGATCCTTCATTAGTGATAGTGGTTGTGACGCCGGCTATATTTTCTTTATTTGTGAATATTGAACTAGGGTTAATAACTTCTCTTAAACCATTTTCTAACATTTCAAAAATTCCAATTTCAAAAGTTGATCCAAATCTATTTTTTACACTTCTTAGTAATCTATGGGAGGCAATATTATCTCCTTCAAAATTGAGTACCACATCTACTAAATGTTCTAAAGTTTTTGGACCGGCAAGAGCTCCATCTTTCGTAACGTGACCTATTATCAAAAGGGCTATATTATTTTCTTTAGCAAGATTCTGAAGTTCAGATGAACAAGTCCTTACTTGGGAAACAGATCCTGGAGAACTTTCCATCTCATCATTATTAATAGCTTGGATACTATCAATAATCGCAAAACCAGGTTTTATTTTTTTAATCTCTTCGATAATTAAAGATAAATTAGTTTCTGCATAAATTTTTAAATCGAGGCTGCTTTGATTTAATCTTTCCCATCTTATTTTTACTTGTTCTAAAGATTCTTCTGCAGTGATGTATAAAACTTTTTCATTAAGGGATATTTTCCCTGCTGATTGAAGCACTATGGTACTTTTACCAATTCCTGGTTCTCCTCCAAGTAAAACTATAGATCCCGGAACTATACCACCACCTAGTACTCTGTCAAACTCTTTAAAACCACTCGTAAATCTTGATATATTACCTATTTCTATTTCATTAAACAGCTTAGATTTTTTATTTTTATTAACACTAGTTATTTTAGATCTAGTGTTTTTTCTTTCTTCAACGATGGTATTCCATTCATTACAATTTAAGCATCTTCCGAAGTATTGAGAAGTCTCAGATCCGCAATTTTGACAAATAAAAGTCGAAAATTTATTAGACATTTAATTTTTGATTAGATTCAGGAACTAAGATGTTTGGGATTTTGCCCCTCTACAAGTTAGATTGGGTAAAAGATAAATTCTCTTACTGATTAGCTAATAGAAACAAATGGCTGTATCTAGTCAAACAAAAGAAACAATACTTGTCGCAGATGACGAGGCAAGCATTAGAAGAATTCTCGAGACTCGTCTCTCAATGATTGGTTACAAAGTGGTAACTGCTTGTGATGGTAAAGAAGCACTAAAATTGTTTAAAGATTACGATCCTGACTTGGTTGTACTTGATGTAATGATGCCAAAATTAGATGGATATGGAGTGTGTCAAGAATTAAGAAAAGACTCAGACGTACCTATTGTGATGCTTACCGCATTAGGGGATGTAGCAGATAGAATTACAGGATTAGAATTAGGCGCTGATGATTATGTGGTTAAACCCTTTAGTCCAAAAGAATTAGAAGCTAGGATTAGGTGTGTATTAAGACGAATAGATAAAGAGCAACTTCCTGGAATGCCAAATTCAGGTTTAATTTTGGTTACAGATATTAAAATTGATACAAATCGAAGACAAGTTTTTAAAAGTGATGAAAGAATCAGGTTAACAGGCATGGAATTTAGTCTTTTAGAACTTTTAGTCAGTAGATCAGGAGAACCATTTAGTCGAGGAGAGATTTTGAAAGAAGTTTGGGGCTATACACCTGAAAGACATGTAGATACGAGAGTAGTTGACGTTCATATATCTAGATTAAGATCGAAATTGGAGGCTGATCCTGCAAATCCTGAATTAATTCTTACAGCAAGAGGTACAGGATATCTGTTTCAAAGGATAGTTGATATATCTCCATTTGACGGTAAATAGATGGAAAAAGATTCTTCTATTAAAAAGTCTAGAGCTATAAGAAGATTAGTTATTTGGTATAAAAGAAATTCTGCTGTGACTTCAATAGTTGATACAGCGGCTAATTCTGCTGTAACTGCAAGTAATGTCGCGGGCAACGTGGTTTCTGGTGCTGGTTCTGTTGTAAGTACTGCAAGTAATGTTGCGGGTAATGTAGCAGGTAATGTAGTTTCTAGTGCTGAATCAGTTGTTAACACTGCTAGTAATGTAGTTTCTAGTGCTAGTTCAATTGCAAAAAATACACTGCAGCCATTAGTTTTTGACCCTTTAAAAAGGTTACAAAATAGTGATAATTTAATAAGTAAAGAAGAGGTACCAAATTCTGAGAGGATTTGGATCGCAGTTGATGGTATGGGGGGAGATTATGCACCTGTGCCCATTTTGGAAGGCTGTCTCGGTGCTATCAGTAGATTTCCTATAAATATAAAGTTTGTAGGCAAAATTGAAAAAGTTAGATATGAAGCAGAAAGAGTTGGTCTAATAGATTTGTTAGAAAAAGAAATTGATAATAATCGTCTTGAATTAATAGATAGTGGAGATCCTATAGGGATGAATGAAGAAGCAACAGCAGTACGAAAAAGAAAAGATGCGAGTATAAATGTTGCTATGGATTTGGTTAAAACTAATAAGGCAAAAGCTGTTTATTCGGCAGGCAACTCAGGAGCTCTTATGGCCTCTGCAATATTTAGGATAGGGAGATTGAAAGGAATCGAACGACCTGCAATAGGAGCGTTATTCCCAACTAGAGATCAAACTCGACCTGTATTAGTTCTTGATGTCGGAGCAAATACTGATTGTAAGCCCTCTTATCTTCATCAATTTGCACTTCTTGGTAATGTTTATGCCAAAGATGTTTTACAAATAGAAAAACCACGAATTGGCTTATTAAATATCGGCGAAGAAGAATGTAAAGGGAATGATTTATCTATAAAAACATTTGAATTACTATCCAATGAAAAAAGTTTTAATTTTGGGGGTAATTGTGAAGGAAGAGATGTTTTATCGGGTGATTTTGATGTGGTCGTTTGTGATGGTTTTACAGGAAATATATTACTTAAATTTCTTGAGTCAGTTGGAGGGGTTCTATTAGATATTTTGAGATCCGAACTGCCTAGAGGAAGAAGGGGAAAGGTTGGTTCTGCATTTTTAAAAAGTAATTTACTAAGAATAAAGAAAAGGTTAGATCATGCTGAACATGGAGGAGCATTGTTGCTTGGGGTAAATGGTATTTGTGTAATTGGCCATGGTAGTAGTAAGTCTTTATCAGTAGTAAGTGCTCTGCGTTTGGCTCACTCTGCTGTAAATCATAATGTTATGGAAAATTTAAATCAACTTCAAAAGCTTCAAGTTTTAAATTCTTAAAACATATTTTGTCAGATTTGTGTTTGACTTATATAAGTAAATAGATAACTCTTTTGGAAGGAATAAATTTAAATCAAATTGGAGTCTCATTTAAAGGAAGTGGAAGTTACGTACCAAATCAAATCCTGACGAATCAGGAAATTAGTAAGAAGGTAGAGACTAGTGATGAATGGATAAAATCTAGAACAGGTATTTCTCAGAGAAGAATTTCTGGATTATCAGAAAATGTTAGCGAAATGGGTTACAAGGCAGCATTGGGAGCAATTGAGATGGCTAGATGGGATATTGAAACAATTGATCTAATAATATTAGCTACATCAACTCCAAATGATCTATTTGGTTCTGCTCCTGAAATTCAGTCAAAACTAGGCGCAATTAATGCTGTTGCTTTTGATTTGACAGCTGCTTGCAGTGGTTTCTTATTTGCGGCAATAACAGCTACTCAATTTTTAAAAGCAGGTAGTTATAAAAGAGCTGTAGTAATAGGCTCAGATCAACTTTCAAGTTATGTAGATTGGAATGATAGAAGAAGTTGCATTTTATTCGGGGACGGAGCGGGTGCAATAGCAATCGAAGGAACAAATGAATTAGATAATTTACTTGGCTTTAGTATGAGGACAGATGGTCAAAGAGGTTCTTTCTTAAATCTTCCATCTCAAAATAATCAAGATCTAATTATTAATGATATTAATTTTTCCAGTGGGGGGTTTTCCTCAATTAAGATGAATGGACAAGAAGTATATAAATTTGCGGTTAGAGAGGTACCATTAATTATTGATAATTTATTTAAAAAAACAAATTTCAATTCTGAAAAAATTAATTGGCTTTTATTACATCAAGCAAATCAAAGAATATTAGATTCTGTTGGAGAAAGGCTAAATGTTTCAACAGAAAAGATTCTCAGTAATTTAAGTAACTATGGAAACACTTCAGCGGCAACAATTCCTTTAATGCTAGATGAGGCTATAAGAAATAAGAAAATTAAAGAAAATGATATTATTGCCACAAGTGGTTTTGGTGCTGGGTTAAGTTGGGGTGCAGCCCTTATTCGATGGGGTTAAATAAAAGTTTTATTATGACAGTCGCATGGGTATTCCCTGGTCAGGGTTCACAAAAAATTGGTATGGCAAATAAAGTTATAGATTTGCCAAATGCAAAATTTAGGTTTAATTATGCCTCCGAAGTATTCGAGAGAAATTTATTTGAAATTTGTGAACTAAATTCTGATAAGAAAAATCTTTCTGATGATTTAAATAATACAAAGAACACTCAAATTTGTCTTTTTCTAGTGGAATCAGTATTATTAGACTCTTTAAAAGAAAATGGCTTTAAACCAACCTATATCGCTGGACATAGTTTAGGTGAAATTACGGCTTTATATTGTGCTGATGTTTTGTCTTTTGAAGATTGTGTACAACTTATAAAAGTTAGATCTGGATTAATGGCAGATGCCGCAAAGGGATCTATGGCAGCATTAATAAGTTTTGATAGAGATCAATTAGATTTACTGGTAGAAGAGATTGACGATCTTGTAATAGCGAATGACAATAGCTCTTCTCAAGTTGTTCTATCAGGAAGCGAAAAAGCTTTAGATAATATTTCAAAACGAATTAAAGCAAAAAGATTCCTTAAATTAAATGTTTCGGGTGCTTTTCATTCACCATTCATGAAAGAATCATCATTTCAATTTTCAAAATATTTAGACACTCTAGAATTTAATCAGCCTTCTATGCCCGTTATAAGTAATTCTCATCCATCACTATGTAATAATCCAAATGATCTGAAGGTTAGGTTTAAAAATCAAATGTGTAATGGTGTTAGATGGCGTCAAACTATGGATTTAATGAAAGAGAATAGTATTCTTCAAATGGTAGAAATTGGCCCATCTAATGTCCTTGGTGGTCTAGGTAAAAGGCATTTAAAGGATGTAAAAATTTCTCAAGTATCTTCTGCAGATCAAATTAAATATTGATTTAATGAAAAGTTATTTTTATCAAAAATTAATTTATAAATTGGTAAGTCAAATAATTATTTTACCGATTTATAAATTGATATTTCGAGGCAAGTTAATTGGTAGAGAAAACATTCCTCAGAAGGGTGCTTTCATAATGGTATCTAATCACGGTTCCCTACTTGATCCTCCTTTACTAGGTCATGCTATTGGTCGGAATATATCTTTTATGGCCAAGTCAGAACTTTTTAGAATCCCCTTACTTGGGTTTATAATAAAATCATGTGGAGCTTATCCTGTAAAGAGAGGCATAGTAGATAAAACGACTATTAAAACTGCATGTGAAAAATTATTAAATAATAATAGTATTGGTATATTTATTGATGGTACTCGACAAAAAGATGGTCGCGTAAATAAGCCAAAACAAGGAGCAGCTCTTTTATCTTTTAAAAATCAAAAAATGTTATTACCAGTTGCAATTATTAATTCAAATAGATTAGTTAGATTAAAGTTTTTTATTCCATTTTTCACAAAAATAGTTATTAAAGTTGGGAAACCGATTAATCCCCCTAAAGGCGCATCAAAAGACGATTTAGGTAAAGTAACATATCATTTGCAGGAGTCTATAAATAATATGCTTGATTGAATGATCAGTTAATTGGGGATATTGGATATAATGGCAAAACTTTTTCCCAAGTATTAGAACTTGAATGTTGTGAATTTTTATTAGATAAATTCAATAGTTCTTTTAAATCTTCTATGTCAGAATATTCAGCTTGATAAGAAGACTCTGTATCTGTTAATTCTTCAAAAATTTTTGGAATAATTTTTTCTTTGATAGTGATGTTTTTGTTTGCTTTTTCAGAAATGCATACTTCATATTTTCCTGCAATATATCCTCTTCTTTTTAATTTTTTGAAAATCCAAAATGAATTTTTATCGATATAGATATTATTTTGCGTGGCAATTCTTTTTGCCATCAATTCAAAAGAACTAAAACTATCTAATGAGCAATTTATTTGCTGAGCGAGAGTTCTCGCCAATACAATTATTTGTCTGGAAGCATTAAAGTTTGATGGCCCAATACTTACAGATATTTTATTAATTCTTTTTAAATTTTCTTTTGTAATAAAATTTGAAAAATCAACTATTAAATTATTACATAAATCTTTCTCAAATTTTTTTGTAAAAAAGTTTTCAGATAAAGAGTTTTTATTTTCTCTGTAAGCGAAGCCAAAAGAGTCATCAGTACTGTGAATTGCTAAGGTTAATTTATTATGGTTTGTTACTTCGTAAGGCATTTACCTTTAAATAGGTAACTCTAAACCTGGCCTACATTTAGACCACTTACCAGATTCTTCTGAAAAACTTGAACAAGATTGTACATCCCAGTCAATTTTAGAATCGCCATTTAAATCTTTGATTATACTTACGTGAATGTAAGGTTTTATTGGTTTAAAATTAGGAATATCACAAATATGCTCAACACCATGATTTTTTTCGACATCATGATAGGTCATACATCTATCAACTAATTTACAGTTAATGCAAATGCACATAATCAAGAAAGAAGATCTTAAAAATCATATTTTCATTGATCATACACTAATAATTAATGAAATAGAAAGAAGTATAAAATCTTATAATTGGGATTTTATTTTATCTTCTTTACCTTCTGGATCTTTTTTAGTAGGTGGATATATAAGAGATTTAATTTTAGGAAGATTAAATTCTGTAATTGATGTTGATATTTTAGTTCCAAAAAATGCAATTAATGTTGGTAAGAAAATTGCAGATAAATTTGAAGGTAAATTTATTATTCTTGATGAGGCAAGAGATGTAGTAAGAATTATTTTTAAACATATCTCAATTGATATCGCTTCTCAAATTTCTCCTTCTATTGATATTGATTTATTAAGTCGAGATTTTTCTATTAATGCTATTGCTTTTTCTTTTGAAGAAAAACTTCTCATTGATCCATCAAATGGAATTAAAGATCTACAACTTGCTTTTTTGAGAACTAATTCAAAGCAGAACTTATTGGATGATCCATTAAGAATCTTAAGATGCTTTCGTTTTATTTCTGAATTAGATTTTAATGTTGATGTAACTTTAATAGATTTTATTAAAACTTATAAAAATCAATTAAGACTTGTTGCTAATGAAAGAATTAATTATGAAATACAGCGAATAATAAGGGGGGGGAAAGCATCGCAGGCGATAATCTTAATAAATAAATTTAAAATTTTTGATTATATACAGTCAGAAAAAAATTTGATATTTCTTGATTTAGAAAAAATTAATTTTGAAGAATTTAATAAATTTGAAAAGGAAAAATTTTTACCATTATTTTATCTTGTTCAAATTTTAGACGAATTTTCTTTGAAAAATTTAAAATT is part of the Prochlorococcus marinus subsp. pastoris str. CCMP1986 genome and harbors:
- a CDS encoding photosystem I assembly protein Ycf3, translated to MPNNQNRDNFIDKAFTVIAESIVKIMPIADKEKKAYIYYRDGLAAQNNGDYSEALDYYNESLLLEENKIDRGETLKNMAIIYMSNGEEDRSIETYQKALEENPKQPSCLKNIGLIYEKRGRFAEQNGDLDQRDMWFDKAAQVWSKAVRLYPGGYLDIENWLKTSGRSSIDIYL
- the radA gene encoding DNA repair protein RadA, which codes for MSNKFSTFICQNCGSETSQYFGRCLNCNEWNTIVEERKNTRSKITSVNKNKKSKLFNEIEIGNISRFTSGFKEFDRVLGGGIVPGSIVLLGGEPGIGKSTIVLQSAGKISLNEKVLYITAEESLEQVKIRWERLNQSSLDLKIYAETNLSLIIEEIKKIKPGFAIIDSIQAINNDEMESSPGSVSQVRTCSSELQNLAKENNIALLIIGHVTKDGALAGPKTLEHLVDVVLNFEGDNIASHRLLRSVKNRFGSTFEIGIFEMLENGLREVINPSSIFTNKENIAGVTTTITNEGSRPFAVDIQALVNKTFYNNPRRTTTGMSINRLHQILAVIEKHVGIKLSEYDCYIATGGGFEINDPSSDLGVAISILSSLKNIPPLINCAFIGELGLSGQVRQASNIRAKIDEAIRLGIKNILLPKITSEIKDSFQKFIQIKEISNINEAINYALNE
- the rpaB gene encoding response regulator transcription factor RpaB, producing the protein MAVSSQTKETILVADDEASIRRILETRLSMIGYKVVTACDGKEALKLFKDYDPDLVVLDVMMPKLDGYGVCQELRKDSDVPIVMLTALGDVADRITGLELGADDYVVKPFSPKELEARIRCVLRRIDKEQLPGMPNSGLILVTDIKIDTNRRQVFKSDERIRLTGMEFSLLELLVSRSGEPFSRGEILKEVWGYTPERHVDTRVVDVHISRLRSKLEADPANPELILTARGTGYLFQRIVDISPFDGK
- the plsX gene encoding phosphate acyltransferase PlsX — protein: MEKDSSIKKSRAIRRLVIWYKRNSAVTSIVDTAANSAVTASNVAGNVVSGAGSVVSTASNVAGNVAGNVVSSAESVVNTASNVVSSASSIAKNTLQPLVFDPLKRLQNSDNLISKEEVPNSERIWIAVDGMGGDYAPVPILEGCLGAISRFPINIKFVGKIEKVRYEAERVGLIDLLEKEIDNNRLELIDSGDPIGMNEEATAVRKRKDASINVAMDLVKTNKAKAVYSAGNSGALMASAIFRIGRLKGIERPAIGALFPTRDQTRPVLVLDVGANTDCKPSYLHQFALLGNVYAKDVLQIEKPRIGLLNIGEEECKGNDLSIKTFELLSNEKSFNFGGNCEGRDVLSGDFDVVVCDGFTGNILLKFLESVGGVLLDILRSELPRGRRGKVGSAFLKSNLLRIKKRLDHAEHGGALLLGVNGICVIGHGSSKSLSVVSALRLAHSAVNHNVMENLNQLQKLQVLNS
- a CDS encoding beta-ketoacyl-ACP synthase III, which translates into the protein MEGINLNQIGVSFKGSGSYVPNQILTNQEISKKVETSDEWIKSRTGISQRRISGLSENVSEMGYKAALGAIEMARWDIETIDLIILATSTPNDLFGSAPEIQSKLGAINAVAFDLTAACSGFLFAAITATQFLKAGSYKRAVVIGSDQLSSYVDWNDRRSCILFGDGAGAIAIEGTNELDNLLGFSMRTDGQRGSFLNLPSQNNQDLIINDINFSSGGFSSIKMNGQEVYKFAVREVPLIIDNLFKKTNFNSEKINWLLLHQANQRILDSVGERLNVSTEKILSNLSNYGNTSAATIPLMLDEAIRNKKIKENDIIATSGFGAGLSWGAALIRWG
- the fabD gene encoding ACP S-malonyltransferase — protein: MTVAWVFPGQGSQKIGMANKVIDLPNAKFRFNYASEVFERNLFEICELNSDKKNLSDDLNNTKNTQICLFLVESVLLDSLKENGFKPTYIAGHSLGEITALYCADVLSFEDCVQLIKVRSGLMADAAKGSMAALISFDRDQLDLLVEEIDDLVIANDNSSSQVVLSGSEKALDNISKRIKAKRFLKLNVSGAFHSPFMKESSFQFSKYLDTLEFNQPSMPVISNSHPSLCNNPNDLKVRFKNQMCNGVRWRQTMDLMKENSILQMVEIGPSNVLGGLGKRHLKDVKISQVSSADQIKY
- a CDS encoding lysophospholipid acyltransferase family protein → MKSYFYQKLIYKLVSQIIILPIYKLIFRGKLIGRENIPQKGAFIMVSNHGSLLDPPLLGHAIGRNISFMAKSELFRIPLLGFIIKSCGAYPVKRGIVDKTTIKTACEKLLNNNSIGIFIDGTRQKDGRVNKPKQGAALLSFKNQKMLLPVAIINSNRLVRLKFFIPFFTKIVIKVGKPINPPKGASKDDLGKVTYHLQESINNMLD
- a CDS encoding Ycf34 family protein is translated as MCICINCKLVDRCMTYHDVEKNHGVEHICDIPNFKPIKPYIHVSIIKDLNGDSKIDWDVQSCSSFSEESGKWSKCRPGLELPI
- a CDS encoding CCA tRNA nucleotidyltransferase, encoding MQMHIIKKEDLKNHIFIDHTLIINEIERSIKSYNWDFILSSLPSGSFLVGGYIRDLILGRLNSVIDVDILVPKNAINVGKKIADKFEGKFIILDEARDVVRIIFKHISIDIASQISPSIDIDLLSRDFSINAIAFSFEEKLLIDPSNGIKDLQLAFLRTNSKQNLLDDPLRILRCFRFISELDFNVDVTLIDFIKTYKNQLRLVANERINYEIQRIIRGGKASQAIILINKFKIFDYIQSEKNLIFLDLEKINFEEFNKFEKEKFLPLFYLVQILDEFSLKNLKFSKSEISKIRLLRKWNLLLKVQNIYEFNEKERFDLHQELETILPSFILFLPKSFYVNWLARWRDKDDKLFHPSNLIKGNVLKKYLKIQDGPILGKVINYLSMELAYNRLNNFDEAIYKGKQWIQQNAPKCD